AAATTACGTGCAATAACACGCGCCGATCTTTCTTTGTACACGATCTCCAGCCGTTCTTCATAAACACCATAATACTTCATGGTTTCTGCTTCAATAGCGCGAAGCCATTCACACTTCTTCTGCTTGTATCCCGTAATATGCACAAGGTGACTGCTATCCATCATAATACTATCAATTGCATGCGTATCTTTTGCAATCATACTATCGACTAAAGTGCTATAAATCTCATGTAACTTCTTTTCTGTCATCGGCATAGCATCGCTCCTATCCATTATAAAAAATATTATAAATAAAGAGGCCAGTTATGGCCTCTTTATTATTCTTCTGACTTAATATCGGCAGCAACCTCTGTTACTGCTTCAGCACATAAATATGTGCCCATTGCGATCGCTGAAACACCTACGACTCTCATTAAGTTGTTCATTTCAATCACTCCTCTAATTAATATAACGATTGGCTGAAATTACTTTTACTCTTTACAGTCCTCAATGACTGTACTCCATTATTACCCTTCATACTGAAAATCAAACTACAAAATTCTTAACTAACTCTTAATCATTCTTAAAACTAATTTATATTCCCCATTAATACAAAAAAACATGTTAACCTCGAATCATCAATTTAAAAGGAGTGTTTCACATGAAATTTAAACATATTGCATTAACAACAGTTGCAGCGAGTACGTTATTCACAGGTGGCATTGCAGTACACCAAGCAGATGCCAGTGTCATTCAACAAAATGGTATTATCTTGCATGATGATTCAAAAATGCTAGAACACGAAGTGAGTTATATTGACTACTTAGTGAATCCTAAGACAGATCAAGAAACAAAAGAAAGAATTGAAAACTATTTTGCAGCTCAAGGATTAAACAGCCTTTCTGAAATCATCACAAAAGCAAAACAAGATGGATTCGATGTCTCTAAATATGAATCATTGATATAGTAATAGTAAATAAAGAGACTTCTGCACGCACAGTGAAATCGTGCAGAAAATTTAATACAATATCATAAAGCACCCGAACAGTTTCCGAGTTCGGGTGCTTTAGCATTCCAAATGATATTAATAGTTCATTAAAACTGAGACAATGAGCACACTGCCTTCTTTTGTTATAATAAAGAAAACAGGAGGTGCCAGATGGAAATATTATTATTCGGACTCATGATCTTCATTATCTGTATCACAGCAAGTTATGTCACAGCTTGGCTAATCAACCGCTTCTCAAAGAATGAATATCGCTTTAATTTTAAATTTGCAGTAACAAATGCGCTATTCTTCACAATCGCTTATTTGTTTATCATGTATTTTATGAAATAAAAGAATCCTTTAATCATTATGATTAAAGGATTCTCAGTTCTATTCCCACTCAATCCCTAACTACATTGACTGTAATTTCTCACAGTCTCAAAATCTTATGTATCAAGGGGTTTGAATGTTGTATTTCTGATTTACTTCTCACAGTGTCGCTACTTTTATCAAAAG
Above is a window of Macrococcoides canis DNA encoding:
- a CDS encoding nuclear transport factor 2 family protein, with the translated sequence MPMTEKKLHEIYSTLVDSMIAKDTHAIDSIMMDSSHLVHITGYKQKKCEWLRAIEAETMKYYGVYEERLEIVYKERSARVIARNLVDARIDGYRNTWPLELTIFLAKFGEEWMISNIEAKMY
- the spn gene encoding SPIN family peroxidase inhibitor; translated protein: MKFKHIALTTVAASTLFTGGIAVHQADASVIQQNGIILHDDSKMLEHEVSYIDYLVNPKTDQETKERIENYFAAQGLNSLSEIITKAKQDGFDVSKYESLI